In Arachis hypogaea cultivar Tifrunner chromosome 17, arahy.Tifrunner.gnm2.J5K5, whole genome shotgun sequence, a single window of DNA contains:
- the LOC140180732 gene encoding protein FAR-RED IMPAIRED RESPONSE 1-like — protein sequence MYVMLDREKESWIAARLELRHSHPCSAEKAVHYLEYRELTMHAKCVITDNDEAGIRPNKTYLSLANEVGGSSNLSFLEKDVRNYITRILRCADDNADFKEMMNYFVRMKEINPNFFYAIDVDDANKFRSALWVDARCRASYEYYRDVVSFDTTYRRNRHGLPVASFVSVNHHEKSTLPGCALLGSEEIPSFEWEFTQCKAQFKLGGYVRYEELNAKMNHIVYNSPSADSFEVDWAEFIKKFDLG from the exons ATGTATGTCATGCTGGACAGGGAGAAGGAAAGTTGGATTGCGGCTAGATTAGAATTGAGGCATTCCCACCCTTGTTCGGCTGAGAAAGCGGTCCACTATCTTGAGTACAGGGAGTTGACAATGCATGCTAAGTGCGTCATTACGGATAACGACGAGGCTGGCATAAGACCCAACAAGACATATCTATCACTGGCAAACGAGGTTGGCGGGTCTTCAAACCTGAGTTTTTTAGAAAAGGATGTCAGAAATTACATCACAAGAATACTCCGATGTGCTGATGACAATGCGGACTTTAAGGAGATGATGAATTATTTTGTTCGAATGAAAGAGATCAATCCCAACTTCTTTTATGCAATAGATGTTGACGATGCTAATAAGTTCAGGAGCGCactctgggtagatgcaaggtgcAGGGCTTCGTATGAATATTACAGAGATGTGGTGTCGTTCGACACCacttacagaagaaacag GCATGGTCTACCGGTTGCATCCTTTGTTAGTGTAAACCACCATGAGAAGTCTACTCTTCCCGGTTGTGCTTTACTTGGGAGCGAGGAGATCCCTAGTTTTGAGTGGGAGTTCACGCAATGT AAGGCACAATTCAAGCTTGGAGGTTATGTTAGGTACGAAGAATTGAATGCTAAGATGAATCACATTGTGTATAATTCTCCTTCTGCTGACTCTTTTGAAGTTGATTGGGCTGAATTCATCAAAAAATTCGACCTAGGCTAG